The Bradyrhizobium oligotrophicum S58 genome contains the following window.
CAGCGCCCCGATCAGGACGACCGCGATCGCCGTCGTCAGCAGCCGATGGCTCCGATAGGCGAGACCGAAGGCCAGCCCGATCAGCACGAAGGCGAGGGCGTGCTCGCCGTCCTGTCCGAGATGGGAATGCGGCCGGTAGTTCGGCGGGCCCAGCGTTGCGAATGCGACGGCTGCGGCGAGCAGCCAGGCCGAGAGGCGGAATACGATCTTCATGAGCTCTGCTTAGCACGATCCGGGCTGCGGGCCGGGCTCACAGCGGCTTGAGCCCCTAGTGTAGTTAACGCAGCGCGGGCCGAGGTTCATGGCGT
Protein-coding sequences here:
- a CDS encoding VanZ family protein; translation: MKIVFRLSAWLLAAAVAFATLGPPNYRPHSHLGQDGEHALAFVLIGLAFGLAYRSHRLLTTAIAVVLIGALELAQFVAPGRHARLEDFIVDATTACIGFGLAAALDWLARQIRTQTT